The proteins below come from a single Chitinophaga pinensis DSM 2588 genomic window:
- a CDS encoding DoxX family protein has translation MNSSSVNFSQLFLRIVFAVSLFSAVADRFGLWGPPGSPNTSWGDWDHFLAYSNTLNAYAPPLLGSILAITATAAEIILGLMLLVGYKTRIAAWGAFLLMIAFALTMTFSVGPKAPLNYAVWTCAGAAALLGSVTRYKWSIDNLK, from the coding sequence ATGAATTCCAGCTCAGTTAATTTCTCACAGCTATTTCTACGGATCGTCTTCGCCGTATCACTTTTCTCTGCCGTAGCTGACAGATTCGGTCTCTGGGGGCCTCCGGGCTCTCCGAATACATCCTGGGGAGACTGGGACCACTTCCTCGCCTACTCCAATACACTGAATGCCTACGCGCCCCCCCTCTTAGGCAGCATACTGGCCATAACAGCCACCGCTGCAGAAATCATCTTGGGCCTGATGCTCCTGGTCGGCTATAAAACCAGGATCGCAGCATGGGGCGCCTTCCTGTTGATGATCGCCTTCGCCCTGACCATGACCTTTAGCGTTGGTCCGAAAGCGCCATTGAATTATGCCGTATGGACCTGTGCAGGCGCCGCCGCCTTACTGGGCTCCGTCACCCGCTATAAATGGAGCATCGATAACCTGAAATAA
- a CDS encoding DUF2975 domain-containing protein, whose protein sequence is MKPKSIIKILNILITSTYYLTLLIAILLTSLWIFFFVTGNSAANGIPGGLTHEVISFAKTDQPAIRHFTADSTIAYAAVQNKYILNVKPFSGLGSYSHLYSAIKFVIWLLILRTFMNIFNALDPERPFTSKIVVLLKQLSILFVAADVFKILHYAIFSRFMHNLASSLQFSLNIEIGSGIITGLIIWIIAVVYQRGLEMQTESELTV, encoded by the coding sequence ATGAAGCCTAAATCCATCATCAAGATCCTGAACATACTGATTACCTCTACCTATTATCTTACCTTACTAATAGCGATCCTGCTAACCTCCCTATGGATATTCTTTTTCGTTACAGGTAACTCCGCTGCCAATGGTATACCTGGTGGACTGACCCATGAAGTAATATCTTTTGCCAAAACCGACCAGCCGGCTATTCGGCATTTTACGGCAGACAGCACCATTGCCTATGCGGCGGTCCAGAACAAATACATACTGAACGTCAAGCCGTTTTCAGGTCTTGGCAGTTACTCCCACTTATACAGCGCCATCAAATTTGTCATATGGCTGCTGATCCTCAGAACCTTTATGAATATCTTCAATGCCCTGGATCCTGAACGTCCGTTTACTTCTAAAATTGTAGTATTACTGAAGCAGCTTTCCATCCTTTTTGTGGCTGCTGACGTATTCAAAATATTGCATTATGCCATTTTCAGCAGGTTTATGCATAATCTTGCATCCTCGCTTCAGTTTTCACTGAACATAGAAATAGGTTCAGGCATCATCACCGGACTTATTATCTGGATCATCGCAGTGGTCTATCAACGTGGCCTGGAAATGCAGACTGAAAGCGAATTAACCGTATAA